Part of the Bacillus cabrialesii genome is shown below.
CACTATTAAGAAAAAAATCATTTCGTTGGTAAGTGCGTTAGCCGTATTAGCAGCCGTTTCGTTATCATGGCCGCTCATTGTTGACAATATCCCTGCAAGCAAGCGGCCTTATATCGGAAGCAGCCAGACCAACTCTGTTTTGGAATTGGCTTTCGGCTATAACGGAATTCAGCGGCTGACAGGCCAAAATTCCGGAGGCGGACAGGGGGGACCAAACGGAGACGCTTCAAAAGAAATGTCTTCATCTGATAACAGTTCAACACAGACTCAAGCACCGCCTAGTCCATCATCAAACAGCAGCTCATCAAGTGATGACAAATCATCCAATGGCAATATGACGGCACCTCCATCCAATGGCCAAATGCCAAACGGCGGTCAAGAAGGCCCTCCGAGCGGCGGAGATGGCGGCCAAGGCGGACCCGGCGGAGACGGAGGGAAAGGCGGTACAGGAACCGGCTCGAAAATGCAATCAGGTTCAGGAATGTTCGGAACAGGAACACCTGGCCCGCTGAGACTCTTCCAACAAGAATTATCTGATCAAATCAGCTGGCTTCTGCCGTTTGCGATTTTTGGAATTGCCGGCTTACTGATCGCAGGCGTGAGAGAAAGAAGAAGATTATCTGCACAGCAGAAGGAAACGTTGTTCTGGGTTGCATGGCTTGTGCCGATTGCCGGATTCTTCAGTGTGGCAGAATTTTTCCACCATTATTATCTCATTATGCTGGCACCACCGATTGCGGCTCTTGTCGGTGCGGGATGGGTTGCCCTTGTTCATCTTTACCGTAATCAGACTGGCTGGAAATCATGGCTTCTGCCGACAGCGATTATTGCGACAACTGGATTTGAATTATTTATTCTCAGAAACTACTATGATCAAATCGGAGTGGGCTGGAGCATTGGCGTAGGTGTGATCGGCGCGCTGTCAGCGATTGCTCTGCTGCTGTTTAAACAGCGTCAAAAACCGATCAGTTATTATGTATCACTTGCAGCTCTTCTCGCGTTGCTGATGATGCCGATTTATTGGGCAAGCACACCGCTTCTTTACGGAGGCAACAGCTCACAGCCTGAAACAGGGCCTCAGCTCGCATCTATGAGCGGAAAAGGCATGGGAATGTCTGATGCGGCTGTAAATGAAAAACTGATCAAATATCTGGAGGAGAATAACTCCGGAGCTGAGTACCTATTCGCCACAACCGACTCGAACACAGCGGCGCCATATATTATTAAAACGAAAAAAGCTGTTATGACTATTGGCGGATTCAGCGGTTCTGACCCTGCTATCACGCTGACTCAATTTAAAAAGCTCGTAAAAGAAGGAAAAGTAAAATACTTCTTGGCTTCTGGAATGGGAAGAGGCGGAAACAACGATATTGTTGAATGGGTTCAGAAAAACGGGAAGAAAGTGTCTTCAGATAAATGGCAATCAAGCTCTGATCAACAAGCATCATCTGATCAGAAAACAGAAAATACTGATTCAGCTGATACATCAAGCAACAGCAAGACTTCAGACGAAAACGGCCAAATGAGCGGCGGACCTGGCGGAATGAATCAGTCAGCTGCATTATATGAACTAAATGCTGATGAATAGGAGGGAAAAACATGAGCAGACATATTCAATATTCAGTTGTTGTACCTGTGTATAACGAAGAGCTTGTCATTCATGAAACCTATCAGCGCTTAAAAGAGGTCATGGATCAAACAAAGGAAAACTATGAGCTGCTTTTTGTCAACGATGGAAGCAAAGATCGCAGTATTGAGATTTTAAGAGAGCACAGCCTGATCGATCCGAGAGTGAAAATCATTGATTTTTCAAGGAACTTTGGGCACCAGATCGCCATTACAGCGGGGATGGATTATGCACAGGGGAATGCAATCGCCGTCATTGACGCCGATTTGCAGGACCCTCCTGAACTGATTTTAGATATGATTGAAAAATGGAAGGAAGGCTATGAGGTCGTGTACGCCGTGCGGACAAAACGAAAAGGGGAAACCTTCTTCAAGAAACAAACTGCGGCTATGTTTTACCGGCTTCTCAGCAGCATGACGGATATTGATATCCCGATTGATACGGGGGATTTCCGCCTCATGGACAGAAAAGTCTGTGATGAAATGAAAAGATTAAAAGAAAAAAATCCTTTTGTCAGAGGGCTCGTCAGCTGGGTGGGCTTCAAACAGACAGCGGTCGAGTACGTACGTGATGAAAGGCTCGCCGGAGAA
Proteins encoded:
- a CDS encoding glycosyltransferase family 39 protein, with amino-acid sequence MEKKKRELDIVLILILLASAFLNIYNIWKDDTVNPYYTAAVTSMMQSFHNFFYASFDAAGFITVDKPPVTYQIQTISALIFGMHGWSVILPQALAGVGSVLLMYLLVKPTFGKTAARIASFVMACTPIAVAVARTNNVDALLVFFLLLATWLLFKAIRKGKLIWLLAAFFVVGVGFNTKMLQAYMILPAFLLFYLIAANATIKKKIISLVSALAVLAAVSLSWPLIVDNIPASKRPYIGSSQTNSVLELAFGYNGIQRLTGQNSGGGQGGPNGDASKEMSSSDNSSTQTQAPPSPSSNSSSSSDDKSSNGNMTAPPSNGQMPNGGQEGPPSGGDGGQGGPGGDGGKGGTGTGSKMQSGSGMFGTGTPGPLRLFQQELSDQISWLLPFAIFGIAGLLIAGVRERRRLSAQQKETLFWVAWLVPIAGFFSVAEFFHHYYLIMLAPPIAALVGAGWVALVHLYRNQTGWKSWLLPTAIIATTGFELFILRNYYDQIGVGWSIGVGVIGALSAIALLLFKQRQKPISYYVSLAALLALLMMPIYWASTPLLYGGNSSQPETGPQLASMSGKGMGMSDAAVNEKLIKYLEENNSGAEYLFATTDSNTAAPYIIKTKKAVMTIGGFSGSDPAITLTQFKKLVKEGKVKYFLASGMGRGGNNDIVEWVQKNGKKVSSDKWQSSSDQQASSDQKTENTDSADTSSNSKTSDENGQMSGGPGGMNQSAALYELNADE
- a CDS encoding glycosyltransferase family 2 protein — protein: MSRHIQYSVVVPVYNEELVIHETYQRLKEVMDQTKENYELLFVNDGSKDRSIEILREHSLIDPRVKIIDFSRNFGHQIAITAGMDYAQGNAIAVIDADLQDPPELILDMIEKWKEGYEVVYAVRTKRKGETFFKKQTAAMFYRLLSSMTDIDIPIDTGDFRLMDRKVCDEMKRLKEKNPFVRGLVSWVGFKQTAVEYVRDERLAGETKYPLKKMLKLSMDGITTFSHKPLKLASYAGILMSGAGFLYMFIVLYLKLFTDSTITGWSSLIVIQLLFSGIVLLILGMIGEYIGRIYDEAKDRPLYIVQKSYGIENKRLYRDQHMS